The genomic interval ACGACATGCAACGACGATCGCTTTCCAGTGGACGTCATCCCTCGGGACGCTCATCCGGTGGCCGGCCGCCGCCGGGCTGGACTCGACCGGCAACCGTTCTGCTCAGGAGTGGGTGAGTTCGGTTCGGGTTCGTAGTCGTTGGACTTCGGCGCGGGAGTGCCGCACGGCGTTGGTGTCGGCGCCCTTGTCGCGTGCGATGTCGTGGGCGAGATCGAGAATCGCGGTGCGCAGGTGCGTGTCCGCTCGGCGTGCGGCGCGGTTCGGCGCGGCCTTTCGTCGAGCTTTGCGTGCCTTCTTGTTCACGACACTGTCGACTTCTGCCTCTGTCACGATCCGTTGGTCGATTTCGGGTCGTAGGACGTCGCGGACGAACTGGTGCTCGCGCGGCGCCGCTCTGCGGAACGCGATTGTGAGAACCGTGAGACCGAAGACGATGGAGGCGATCATGACGCCGATCGCGAGAAGTCCGTTGCCGCCGCTGATTCCGGCGCCGTCGTCCCAGGTGAAGTGCAGGAATACCCCCGCCGCCACCAGCGCCGACCCGAGGCCGAGTCGTCGAGGCTGCGCTGCGGTGCCAATGAGGTAGAGGGCGCCCCCGCAGACCAGCGCGCTGAACAATGGGTGGGAGACGAAGCTGAATGCGATGCGGGTCATGGACACCTGGACGGCGTTGCCGACGGGATCGGTTCCGAAGTCCGACGCCGAGGCGTTGACGGCGTAGAGGAAGTCCTCGAACACACCGAAACCCAGTCCGATGAACGCGCCCACGATGAGAGCGTCGTTGGCGGTGCGGATCAGTCGCGGCGCCAGGCTCAGCAGCAACAGGAAGCCGCACAGTTTGGCTGCCTCCTCCGTGATCGGTGCGGTGGCGCCGGCGGACCAGTCCGCGGACCAATCCTGGCCGAAGAGTTTGGGGTAGATGCTGAGCATCGCGGTGTTCGCGGTCATGGCGAACGCGAAGGTGGCGGGGACCGCGCCCCAGGTGAGCGCGGCGACCACCAGCGACGCGGGCTGGCGTTCCCAGCGGTCGATGTGTCGGAACCATGCGACCCAGGCGAGTCCGCACAAGGCGCACAGGACTGCGGCGACGGCGTATCCGCCGGCGTAGAACGACGCTTCCGGTGCGAAGTACGCCCACACCTGGTGCGCGCCGATGACGGTCAGCACGACGTACACCCAGAACGACAGGTTGTGGGGTTGCACGAAGTGGAACCGTTCACCCCACCCGGAGGTTTCCAGTGCTTCGAGCTGGCGTCGTCGAGTCTCGGTGGTGGTGGTGGAGTCGGCCGAGGGGTCGATGTCGTTGCCGCTCATGCGTTGTCCTCGTCGATTCGGCGGATGCTGGTGAGCATGTCGTCGATGGTGTCGGCGGACGCGGTCATCTGCGCGGGTGGGCCGTACACGCGCACTTTCAGGCCGGTCCCGTCGATGACGAACGCTGCGGCGAGTCCGTCGCTGAGGACACTGGCGTAGGGCTGCAGGATTCCGGTCTGCCCGGTGGCGGTGGTGATGGTGGTTCTGTCGCCGTCGACCCGGAAGGTGGGGTCGTTGGCGAGGGTGGTGACCTTGTCCGTCTGGTCGAGCAACTCGGCCGGGGTGCCGTCGAAGGGGCCGGGGGAGATGTCGACGGTGACGCCGTCTCCCACGACCGTCACCTCGCCCACTTTCTGGTTCGGGTCTCGGTCGTCGACGCGGTAGCCGCTCTCGACGTTCCACCCTGCAGTGGGGGTGATCTCGATGGTGTCGGCGAGAGCGAAGCGGTCGCCGGGGCGCACGGGATCGTCCCAGTCGATCGCCGTGTCCACGCGCGGGAGGACGACGGTGAGGATCACGAAGACCACCACGACGATCAGAGCGGCGGGGATGGTGCGGCGGTCGAGGCCGAGCACGCGGTGTTCGGCCGGAACCCGTTCCCTGTGCCTGGCGGGGTGGGTCAAGGTCACGAGATTCCCCTTCGGGATCGGGACGAAGTCACAACAAGGGGACAGAGGGACAGTACCGCCCGGTTCGCATGTGTGGCGTTCGAGTCACTAGTCGTCGTACGTACCGACCAAGACCGGTGTTCCAGCACCGAAACTGTCTCATCTACTAGATAGACAGGTCTACCTATCTGATGGCATGGTGTCTGCATGGCATCTACTCGTCCACCGTCGGCGCGTACCCGGATTCTGTCCGCGGCGGCTGAACGGTTCTACGCCGACGGCATCGCGGCGACGGGCATCGACACCATCACCGCGGCCGCAGGAGTGGCGAAGATGAGCCTGTACAACAACTTCGAATCGAAGAGCGATCTGGTCGCGGTCTATCTCGGCGAGCGGCACGAGGAGTGGCTACGGCTCCATGAATGTCGACGTGCGGAAGCAACGACGTCCGATGATCGCGTGTTGGCAGTCTTCGATGCCTACCTCGACCACGCACGCATGGCGTACCCGCACGGCTTCCGTGGTTGCGGCCTGCTCAACGCCGCCGCCGAGCTGCCTGCCGATGCCCCCGGCCGGGTCGCCGTCCGAGCTCACAAAGAGCAGGTCGAGAAGATCATCGTCGACGAACTGAGCGATTCACACTCGGTATCGACCGCCCGGACAACGGGCGAGCAGCTGTCCTTCATTCTCGAAGGTGCGATGTCGCGCGCAGGCCTCGAAGGAACGCCGG from Rhodococcus sp. NBC_00297 carries:
- a CDS encoding PrsW family intramembrane metalloprotease, with the protein product MSGNDIDPSADSTTTTETRRRQLEALETSGWGERFHFVQPHNLSFWVYVVLTVIGAHQVWAYFAPEASFYAGGYAVAAVLCALCGLAWVAWFRHIDRWERQPASLVVAALTWGAVPATFAFAMTANTAMLSIYPKLFGQDWSADWSAGATAPITEEAAKLCGFLLLLSLAPRLIRTANDALIVGAFIGLGFGVFEDFLYAVNASASDFGTDPVGNAVQVSMTRIAFSFVSHPLFSALVCGGALYLIGTAAQPRRLGLGSALVAAGVFLHFTWDDGAGISGGNGLLAIGVMIASIVFGLTVLTIAFRRAAPREHQFVRDVLRPEIDQRIVTEAEVDSVVNKKARKARRKAAPNRAARRADTHLRTAILDLAHDIARDKGADTNAVRHSRAEVQRLRTRTELTHS
- a CDS encoding TetR/AcrR family transcriptional regulator — encoded protein: MASTRPPSARTRILSAAAERFYADGIAATGIDTITAAAGVAKMSLYNNFESKSDLVAVYLGERHEEWLRLHECRRAEATTSDDRVLAVFDAYLDHARMAYPHGFRGCGLLNAAAELPADAPGRVAVRAHKEQVEKIIVDELSDSHSVSTARTTGEQLSFILEGAMSRAGLEGTPDRLLAARAIAENILATL